A single window of Thermocrinis jamiesonii DNA harbors:
- the rnc gene encoding ribonuclease III, giving the protein MPALFSENYRELQEKIGYCFKNVKYLETALTHRSYKNSGENYELLEFLGDSIVNFLVVCFLVENFPNYKEGTLASIKAYLVSEEFLSSISEELGMQNYVRISGKRRFISSSVLADLFEALLGAIYMDSGGDMNGLKQLFFKKYGDRLREVVEKELYKKDYKTLLQELTQSKWKERPIYRVVGVSGKEHERVFEVECCIREYRAIGRGRNKKEAQQEAAKKVYEMLQNA; this is encoded by the coding sequence ATGCCTGCCTTGTTTTCAGAAAACTATAGAGAACTGCAGGAAAAAATAGGCTATTGCTTCAAAAACGTAAAGTATTTAGAAACTGCCCTTACCCACAGGTCATACAAAAACAGTGGAGAAAACTACGAGCTTTTGGAATTTCTGGGAGATTCTATAGTGAACTTCTTAGTAGTGTGTTTTCTGGTAGAAAATTTTCCTAACTACAAGGAGGGAACCTTGGCAAGCATAAAGGCATACCTTGTAAGTGAGGAGTTTCTCTCTTCCATATCGGAAGAACTGGGAATGCAAAATTACGTGAGAATATCGGGCAAAAGAAGGTTCATTAGTAGTTCTGTGTTGGCAGACTTATTTGAAGCACTTTTGGGTGCAATTTACATGGATTCTGGAGGAGACATGAACGGACTAAAGCAGTTGTTCTTTAAAAAGTACGGAGACAGACTAAGGGAGGTGGTGGAGAAGGAATTATACAAAAAAGACTACAAGACGCTCTTGCAAGAGCTTACGCAAAGCAAATGGAAAGAAAGACCCATTTACAGAGTGGTGGGAGTCAGTGGAAAAGAACACGAAAGGGTTTTTGAAGTTGAATGTTGTATAAGAGAATACAGAGCTATAGGAAGGGGGCGTAATAAAAAGGAAGCTCAACAAGAGGCAGCCAAAAAGGTTTATGAAATGCTTCAGAACGCATAA
- the trpE gene encoding anthranilate synthase component I produces MELSLSFEEFKSLSKEYDVIPIFVERLADTDTPLSLFLKLKGVGQYRALLESAEGGVKWGRFSFIAFGSRLYYKFKDGRAEVWDGGKKLEFETKDPFEYPRELLRNLRVYKDQRLPRFWGGLVGYVSYDVIRFFEPIKIEKPKVMDLPEVFFFMTDCVLIHDNLSGKIKVVAPIFVGEDAQESYSKAKDLVENVLERVYNECVYPKHYEDREPDLSIWQSNFKKEEFEKAVLKAKEYIAQGDVIQVVLSQRFKRSFKVDPEDIYRVLRFLNPSPYMFYLDFLEYQVVGSSPEVLVRVEQRKVLTRPIAGTRRRGKNEEEDKLLEEELLKDEKERAEHLMLVDLGRNDLGRVCKPGTVVVKDFMRVERYSHVMHLVSDVEGEALEGLSPFDILKACFPAGTVSGAPKVRAMQIIEELEPERRGIYAGSVGYVSFEGNMDMAIAIRTLVCINGEVFVQAGAGIVADSEPHKEWLETVNKAKALIKAVDMAEKMF; encoded by the coding sequence GTGGAGCTAAGTTTAAGCTTTGAAGAGTTTAAAAGTCTCTCAAAGGAATACGATGTAATACCAATTTTTGTGGAAAGGTTGGCAGACACAGACACACCCCTTAGTCTTTTTTTAAAGCTAAAGGGTGTAGGGCAGTATAGGGCTCTTTTGGAAAGTGCGGAAGGTGGAGTAAAGTGGGGAAGGTTTTCCTTCATAGCCTTTGGCTCAAGGCTGTATTACAAGTTCAAAGACGGAAGGGCTGAAGTATGGGATGGAGGTAAAAAGTTAGAGTTTGAAACTAAGGATCCTTTTGAGTATCCAAGGGAGCTTTTAAGAAATCTAAGAGTTTATAAGGATCAAAGATTGCCAAGGTTTTGGGGAGGGTTGGTGGGCTATGTATCTTACGACGTGATAAGGTTTTTTGAGCCTATAAAGATTGAAAAGCCAAAGGTTATGGATCTTCCGGAAGTTTTCTTTTTTATGACGGACTGCGTTTTGATACACGATAACTTAAGCGGTAAGATAAAGGTGGTGGCTCCCATCTTTGTTGGAGAGGATGCGCAGGAAAGTTACTCCAAGGCAAAAGACCTTGTGGAAAACGTCTTAGAAAGGGTCTATAACGAATGTGTTTATCCGAAGCATTACGAGGATAGGGAACCTGACCTTTCAATCTGGCAGTCAAACTTTAAAAAGGAAGAGTTTGAAAAGGCTGTGCTTAAAGCTAAGGAATACATAGCTCAAGGCGATGTAATACAGGTAGTGCTATCTCAAAGGTTCAAAAGAAGTTTTAAGGTAGATCCAGAGGACATATACAGGGTGCTAAGATTTTTAAACCCTTCACCTTATATGTTTTATCTGGACTTTTTGGAATATCAGGTAGTGGGTTCCTCTCCCGAAGTTCTTGTTAGAGTAGAACAAAGAAAAGTGCTCACAAGACCCATAGCAGGCACCAGAAGAAGAGGAAAAAACGAAGAAGAAGATAAGCTTTTGGAGGAAGAGCTGTTAAAGGATGAAAAGGAAAGGGCCGAACACCTGATGCTTGTTGATTTGGGTAGGAACGATTTGGGAAGGGTTTGCAAGCCGGGAACTGTGGTGGTAAAAGACTTTATGAGGGTGGAACGATATTCTCATGTCATGCATTTGGTTAGCGATGTAGAGGGGGAAGCTTTGGAAGGGCTTTCTCCCTTTGACATTCTGAAAGCTTGTTTTCCTGCAGGGACTGTCTCTGGCGCACCAAAGGTAAGAGCTATGCAAATAATAGAAGAATTAGAGCCAGAAAGAAGGGGTATATACGCAGGAAGCGTAGGGTATGTATCTTTTGAAGGCAATATGGACATGGCAATAGCCATAAGGACCCTTGTGTGCATAAATGGAGAGGTTTTTGTCCAAGCGGGTGCGGGCATTGTGGCAGATTCAGAACCGCACAAAGAATGGTTGGAAACTGTTAATAAAGCAAAGGCTCTTATTAAAGCGGTAGATATGGCAGAAAAGATGTTTTAA
- the pheS gene encoding phenylalanine--tRNA ligase subunit alpha: MNPEDIEKQAQEDIGKVSNLQELQQVKSKYLGKKGLITLALKEIVSLSPEERREQGAKLNRIKEFVEELLKRAEDRLRREKVEKELSLQWQELTVSLPKYAGAIHPITQTLQRIQDIFVGMGFSVEEGPEVELESYNFDFLNIPKEHPARDMQDTFYVNKEGYLLRTHTSPVQIRVMLSQKPPIYMIAPGRVYRRDDDPTHSPVFHQVEGLVVDESANFKHMKHTIEEFLREFFEADVPVRFRASYFPFTEPSAEVDIGCLVCGGKGCRVCKGSGWLEVMGCGMVHPQVLENCGIDSELYQGFAFGMGVERLCMLYFGIDNIKLFYENDLRFLRQFRWS; this comes from the coding sequence ATGAACCCAGAAGATATTGAAAAACAAGCTCAAGAAGATATAGGCAAAGTATCCAACCTTCAAGAGCTTCAGCAAGTGAAGTCTAAATACTTGGGTAAAAAGGGGCTTATAACCTTAGCACTTAAGGAGATCGTAAGTCTATCTCCAGAAGAGAGAAGGGAACAGGGAGCCAAGCTAAACAGGATAAAGGAATTTGTAGAAGAACTCCTCAAGCGTGCAGAGGATAGGCTTAGGAGGGAGAAAGTAGAAAAAGAACTTTCTTTACAGTGGCAAGAATTAACCGTTAGTCTTCCTAAGTATGCGGGAGCTATCCATCCTATAACCCAAACCTTGCAAAGAATTCAGGACATATTTGTGGGTATGGGTTTTTCTGTGGAGGAAGGTCCAGAGGTGGAGCTTGAAAGCTATAACTTTGACTTCCTGAACATTCCAAAGGAGCATCCCGCAAGGGACATGCAAGACACATTCTATGTAAATAAAGAAGGATACCTTCTAAGGACCCACACCTCTCCGGTTCAAATAAGGGTAATGCTTTCTCAAAAACCGCCAATATATATGATAGCACCCGGAAGGGTTTATAGAAGGGACGATGACCCAACCCATTCCCCCGTCTTTCATCAGGTGGAAGGGCTTGTGGTAGATGAGAGTGCAAACTTCAAACACATGAAGCATACCATAGAGGAATTTTTGAGGGAGTTTTTTGAGGCGGATGTGCCCGTAAGGTTTAGGGCTTCTTACTTTCCCTTTACAGAACCCTCAGCGGAGGTAGATATTGGTTGTTTGGTATGTGGTGGAAAAGGTTGTAGAGTTTGTAAGGGTAGCGGTTGGCTGGAAGTTATGGGCTGTGGTATGGTTCATCCTCAGGTGTTGGAAAACTGCGGAATAGACAGCGAGCTTTATCAAGGCTTTGCCTTTGGGATGGGAGTGGAGAGATTGTGCATGCTTTACTTTGGGATAGACAACATAAAGCTTTTTTACGAAAACGATCTGAGATTTTTGAGGCAGTTTAGGTGGAGCTAA
- the rplT gene encoding 50S ribosomal protein L20, which yields MRVKGPSSKKFKKKILKLAKGFRGKKHTSYRRAKEYVFRALQYQYRDRRQRKRQFRRLWIARINASVRAYGLSYSKFMNGLKKAGITLNRKMLAEMAIRDPEGFSKIVEIAKQALATA from the coding sequence ATGAGAGTAAAGGGACCATCCTCTAAAAAGTTTAAGAAGAAGATCCTAAAGCTTGCTAAAGGATTTAGAGGTAAAAAGCACACAAGCTACAGAAGGGCAAAGGAGTATGTATTTAGAGCTCTGCAGTATCAATACAGAGACAGGCGCCAAAGGAAAAGACAGTTCAGAAGACTTTGGATAGCCAGAATCAACGCTTCAGTAAGAGCTTACGGGCTTTCTTACAGCAAGTTTATGAATGGTCTGAAAAAAGCGGGAATAACGCTAAACAGGAAGATGTTAGCAGAGATGGCAATAAGGGATCCAGAAGGTTTTTCTAAAATAGTGGAAATCGCTAAACAAGCGTTAGCTACCGCATGA
- a CDS encoding ATP-binding protein encodes MKKVGIVLGTKPITPLEFWVGVEAESLVQLDDVLYAESEVGSQKVKYYGIVQEVQKFLEGAQWVYDAYLATQGVIPINIAYVAKVSLTRVEPEIFIPPTPGDPVYIAEGEEFEKALYYDQMKVKIPAGLSRSGKVIYLNYHFLDGTEGAHVSISGMSGVATKTSYALFLLYSILYHSNERRINAIIFNVKGKDLLWIDKKNKKLSKEDEEALRKMGMKPEPFKDVKFYVPPHPGNYSNPDPERDDFIPFYWSMREFAQEGLLRFMFVEEEETKSQVPYIVERIANKLYYLAKESPEGRLLDSYGRDIESLQDLEDRLTEAIEQAEAGERDLYRKWFGDASIQTARAFLRRFSRSAFHIKRFIHPTQSSPIKWEENKVSVIDISGLHSIAQMFIVGAVLKKLFEEKENRSHPFPKVFVVLDELNKYAPKDGWSPIKDVVLDIAERGRSLGVILIGAQQTASEIEKRVLANSAIKVVGRMDSSELLSKEYEFLTNNFRQRALILKKGTMILCQPDIPTPLMVKFPKPPWATRKQEVEEEVYVPEDFNNF; translated from the coding sequence ATGAAAAAAGTAGGGATAGTATTAGGAACAAAGCCCATAACACCCTTGGAGTTTTGGGTGGGAGTGGAAGCGGAAAGCTTGGTTCAGTTGGATGATGTGCTTTATGCAGAGTCGGAGGTCGGAAGCCAAAAGGTTAAATACTACGGCATAGTGCAAGAGGTGCAGAAATTTTTAGAAGGTGCTCAGTGGGTTTACGATGCCTATCTTGCAACGCAGGGCGTGATACCAATAAACATAGCTTACGTAGCAAAGGTATCTTTGACCAGGGTTGAGCCGGAAATCTTTATTCCACCCACACCGGGGGATCCTGTTTATATAGCCGAAGGTGAAGAGTTTGAAAAAGCCCTCTATTACGATCAGATGAAGGTAAAAATACCTGCAGGTCTTTCTCGGTCCGGAAAGGTAATATACCTCAATTATCACTTTTTGGACGGCACGGAAGGTGCTCATGTTTCTATCTCCGGCATGTCCGGTGTCGCAACTAAAACCTCCTATGCTCTGTTTTTGCTTTACTCCATCCTATACCACAGCAACGAAAGAAGGATAAACGCCATCATATTTAACGTAAAAGGCAAAGACCTTCTGTGGATAGACAAGAAAAACAAAAAACTCTCAAAAGAGGATGAGGAAGCTCTAAGAAAAATGGGCATGAAACCAGAACCGTTTAAAGACGTAAAGTTTTATGTCCCACCACACCCTGGAAACTACTCTAACCCAGACCCTGAACGTGATGACTTTATTCCGTTTTACTGGAGTATGCGGGAGTTTGCGCAGGAAGGACTCCTTAGGTTTATGTTCGTAGAAGAAGAAGAAACAAAGTCCCAGGTACCATACATTGTAGAGAGGATTGCAAACAAGCTTTACTACTTGGCAAAAGAAAGCCCAGAAGGCAGACTCTTAGACAGTTATGGCAGAGACATTGAATCACTTCAGGACTTAGAAGATAGACTTACGGAAGCAATAGAACAAGCAGAAGCGGGTGAAAGAGATTTATACAGGAAGTGGTTCGGTGATGCATCCATACAAACTGCCAGAGCCTTTCTTAGAAGGTTTTCAAGGTCCGCATTTCACATCAAAAGATTTATCCATCCTACCCAATCCAGTCCTATAAAATGGGAAGAAAACAAAGTCTCTGTTATAGATATAAGCGGTCTTCACAGCATAGCCCAGATGTTCATAGTGGGTGCTGTTCTGAAAAAGCTCTTTGAAGAGAAGGAAAATAGGTCTCATCCGTTCCCTAAGGTTTTTGTCGTTTTGGACGAATTAAACAAGTATGCACCTAAGGATGGGTGGAGTCCCATAAAGGATGTGGTTTTGGACATAGCGGAAAGGGGTAGAAGCTTGGGTGTTATACTAATAGGAGCTCAGCAAACCGCCAGCGAGATAGAAAAGAGGGTTCTTGCTAATTCCGCAATCAAGGTGGTAGGCCGTATGGATAGCAGTGAGCTTTTAAGTAAAGAGTATGAGTTTCTCACAAATAACTTCAGACAAAGGGCTTTGATTCTCAAAAAAGGGACTATGATACTGTGTCAGCCGGACATTCCTACGCCTCTGATGGTAAAATTTCCTAAGCCTCCTTGGGCAACAAGGAAACAGGAAGTGGAGGAGGAGGTGTATGTTCCAGAAGATTTTAATAATTTTTAG
- a CDS encoding N-acetylmuramoyl-L-alanine amidase, producing MFQKILIIFSLLFCSFSFGVQVSYREGNYPDKKRLVLEFEKRVDYRVLLLENPKRIVVDVMEEVRPPTNIKARVGKHPWGTRFVFDTEYSEVKAFSLEDPFRIVIDVYKNTIPDDDPLIAILDPVVLKVIAYRDTKNVEGRLISERAKGTIITQRRVIVLDAGHGGRDPGAIGYKGIKEKDINLAITLKLAQLLNKDGRFKVILTRKDDTFVGLEERAKKALRNRADLFVSIHANASPKGISEHAKGTMVFAISSEAAQKKKEAIVNNDNYAKLAIGVSDVPLSVRRIMADLALDVTLYESVQFGNILSKKLKAQLGREVEFKGIQRAGFAVLKTPGIPSVLVEVGFITNPQEALLMSDPQFQEKFAKAMYDAIVEYFFPNI from the coding sequence ATGTTCCAGAAGATTTTAATAATTTTTAGCTTACTATTTTGCTCATTTTCTTTTGGTGTTCAGGTAAGCTACAGAGAAGGAAATTATCCGGATAAAAAGCGTTTGGTTTTAGAGTTTGAAAAGAGGGTAGATTATAGAGTATTGCTCTTGGAGAATCCCAAAAGGATAGTCGTAGATGTTATGGAAGAGGTAAGACCACCCACAAACATAAAAGCGCGAGTTGGAAAGCACCCTTGGGGTACGCGCTTTGTCTTTGACACAGAATACTCTGAGGTAAAGGCCTTTTCTTTGGAAGATCCTTTTAGAATAGTCATAGATGTTTATAAAAACACGATTCCGGATGATGATCCACTCATAGCTATACTTGATCCAGTTGTGCTTAAGGTTATTGCTTATAGGGATACTAAAAACGTTGAAGGAAGGCTGATTTCTGAAAGAGCTAAAGGGACTATAATTACTCAAAGGAGAGTGATAGTTTTGGATGCGGGACACGGAGGACGTGATCCTGGTGCCATAGGATACAAAGGTATAAAGGAAAAGGATATAAACTTAGCCATTACTTTAAAGCTTGCTCAGCTTTTAAACAAAGATGGAAGGTTCAAAGTTATCTTAACCAGAAAAGACGATACATTTGTTGGGCTGGAGGAAAGGGCAAAGAAAGCTTTACGCAACAGGGCAGACCTGTTTGTAAGTATTCACGCTAATGCATCTCCAAAGGGAATTTCAGAACACGCTAAGGGAACAATGGTCTTTGCCATATCTTCCGAAGCAGCACAGAAGAAAAAGGAAGCTATTGTTAATAACGATAACTACGCTAAGCTTGCAATAGGAGTTTCTGACGTTCCCCTTAGTGTTAGGAGGATCATGGCGGATTTGGCGCTAGATGTAACGCTTTATGAAAGCGTCCAATTCGGAAACATACTCTCAAAAAAACTTAAAGCGCAGTTGGGGAGAGAAGTTGAGTTTAAGGGTATCCAAAGGGCTGGCTTTGCAGTGCTTAAAACACCTGGCATACCCTCTGTATTGGTAGAGGTAGGTTTCATAACCAACCCACAGGAGGCCCTTTTAATGAGTGATCCACAATTTCAGGAAAAATTCGCCAAAGCCATGTACGATGCAATCGTAGAATATTTCTTTCCAAACATTTAA
- a CDS encoding 7-carboxy-7-deazaguanine synthase QueE, with protein sequence MLRSETGKTIYLNINEVYASIQGEGLLMGLPALFVRFQGCNLRCPWCDQPSALPFSKEQSVPIDSLLAHLSEYPIKHVVITGGEPLAQEGLTFLVEELISKGYFVQIETNGTLWQKGLERFAEQLHITCSPKWTANWFVHPKIIQYAKELKFVVDDVLSQDVLLKEEFRRLLEEGKVVLQPEGNKLVFFEKALNLQTALLKLGFTVRVLPQVHKLFGIP encoded by the coding sequence ATGCTACGAAGTGAAACTGGAAAAACCATCTATTTAAACATAAATGAAGTTTATGCATCTATACAAGGTGAAGGGCTCCTTATGGGCCTTCCCGCTTTGTTTGTGAGATTCCAAGGGTGCAACTTAAGGTGTCCTTGGTGTGATCAACCTTCAGCTTTACCTTTTTCAAAAGAACAGTCTGTGCCAATAGACAGCCTTCTGGCTCATCTGTCCGAATATCCGATCAAACACGTGGTGATCACAGGTGGAGAGCCATTAGCGCAAGAGGGACTAACTTTCTTGGTGGAAGAGCTAATATCAAAGGGATACTTCGTGCAGATAGAAACAAATGGAACTCTGTGGCAAAAAGGTTTGGAGAGATTTGCAGAACAGCTCCATATAACGTGTTCTCCCAAATGGACAGCCAACTGGTTCGTTCATCCAAAGATAATTCAGTATGCCAAAGAGCTTAAGTTTGTGGTTGATGATGTGTTAAGTCAAGATGTGTTACTGAAGGAAGAGTTTAGAAGACTACTTGAAGAAGGAAAGGTAGTTCTTCAGCCGGAAGGAAATAAGTTAGTCTTTTTTGAAAAGGCTCTAAATCTGCAAACCGCTTTGCTAAAACTTGGCTTTACTGTAAGAGTTCTACCTCAGGTTCATAAGCTCTTTGGGATTCCTTAG
- the infB gene encoding translation initiation factor IF-2, translated as MGKIRVQELAKNLGVKVKEIQKVLKEWGINKGNFAYLEDEEVQIILDYFEKEKSEQQKLEEEQKIFQEPSAEEKQKSPAKTEIKEKRKTAPAEKPMQTFQQTMSPPPPPPPKEEKAEEKPKREEKKISKEEQQALKKLEQQIEKKVEKKKKEEKEEEIKIVQIPEIITVRELSELLKTSPNVIITELLKRGVLATINQSVPPELAVQIAESLGFLAEIKKEEQEVLEEETIEEGEKLPRPPIVVVMGHVDHGKTTLLDAIRKTNVAQREKGGITQHIGASVVELQDGRKITFLDTPGHEAFTSLRARGSQVTDIAVLVVAADDGVMPQTVEAINHARAFNVPIIVAVNKIDKPEADPQRVRRELSELGLIPEEWGGDTIFVDVSAKTGQNIDSLLEYILLLAEILELKARYEGPAKGTVIESKLDKQKGPVATLLVQEGTLKVGDVIVAGTVYGKIRAMFDDKGRRVKEAGPSMPVEVLGFEDLPMAGDTFRVVENEKKARQIAEMRKIKKEQQEKLSKGIMLEDVFKKIQEGELKELKVILKTDTVGSLEALKKSLTELSTPEVGVKIIHGAVGGITESDVMLAKASQAVIIGFNVRPDVKAKEAAEKEKVDIKLYSIIYEAIEDVKNALKGMLKPVEKEVTLGSAEVRATFKIKGVGTVAGCYVLEGKIVRNANARLVRNGVVIYTGKIESLKRFKEDVQEVARGFECGVKLKDYNDVKVGDIIECYEVKLEKPSI; from the coding sequence ATGGGAAAAATTAGAGTGCAAGAGTTAGCTAAGAACTTAGGTGTAAAAGTAAAGGAAATACAAAAGGTTCTAAAGGAATGGGGCATAAACAAGGGAAACTTTGCTTACTTAGAAGATGAAGAAGTCCAGATAATACTGGACTACTTTGAAAAGGAAAAGTCCGAACAACAAAAATTAGAGGAAGAACAAAAGATTTTCCAAGAACCTTCTGCGGAGGAAAAACAAAAGTCCCCAGCAAAGACAGAAATTAAGGAGAAAAGAAAGACTGCCCCTGCGGAAAAGCCTATGCAAACCTTCCAGCAGACAATGTCTCCACCTCCACCTCCACCACCAAAAGAGGAAAAGGCAGAAGAAAAACCAAAAAGAGAGGAGAAAAAGATAAGCAAGGAGGAACAGCAGGCTTTAAAGAAGTTGGAACAGCAGATTGAAAAAAAGGTTGAAAAAAAGAAAAAGGAAGAAAAAGAAGAGGAGATTAAGATCGTGCAAATTCCAGAGATCATCACAGTAAGGGAACTTTCGGAGCTTTTAAAAACTTCTCCCAACGTAATCATAACAGAGTTACTAAAAAGGGGAGTGCTTGCTACGATAAATCAAAGTGTTCCTCCAGAATTGGCGGTTCAAATTGCTGAATCTCTTGGTTTCTTAGCAGAGATAAAAAAAGAAGAGCAAGAGGTTTTAGAGGAAGAGACAATCGAAGAGGGGGAAAAACTTCCCAGGCCACCTATAGTGGTTGTTATGGGACACGTGGATCACGGAAAGACTACTTTGCTTGATGCAATAAGAAAGACTAACGTAGCCCAAAGAGAAAAGGGTGGAATAACTCAGCATATAGGTGCTTCTGTAGTGGAACTGCAGGACGGTAGAAAGATAACCTTCTTGGATACACCTGGACATGAAGCTTTTACCTCTTTGAGGGCAAGAGGGTCGCAGGTAACCGATATTGCGGTTTTGGTGGTTGCAGCTGATGACGGAGTTATGCCTCAAACTGTTGAAGCTATAAACCACGCCAGAGCCTTTAATGTGCCCATAATAGTAGCGGTAAATAAGATAGATAAGCCTGAAGCGGATCCTCAGAGGGTGCGCAGAGAACTTTCTGAACTTGGACTAATTCCCGAGGAATGGGGAGGTGATACTATCTTTGTGGATGTTTCCGCAAAAACAGGACAGAACATAGACAGTCTTTTGGAATACATACTTTTGTTGGCAGAAATTTTGGAGCTAAAGGCAAGGTATGAAGGACCTGCTAAGGGAACGGTTATAGAGTCTAAGCTGGACAAACAGAAGGGGCCTGTGGCAACCTTGTTAGTTCAAGAAGGGACTTTGAAGGTGGGGGATGTTATAGTAGCTGGTACAGTTTATGGTAAGATAAGGGCAATGTTTGACGATAAGGGAAGGAGGGTAAAAGAAGCAGGTCCCTCTATGCCAGTGGAGGTGCTTGGCTTTGAAGATTTGCCTATGGCTGGTGATACCTTTAGAGTGGTGGAGAACGAGAAAAAGGCAAGACAGATAGCTGAGATGAGAAAAATCAAGAAAGAGCAACAGGAAAAGCTATCTAAAGGCATTATGCTTGAGGATGTATTTAAGAAAATACAGGAGGGAGAACTAAAAGAGCTGAAGGTGATCCTCAAAACTGACACGGTGGGATCCTTGGAAGCATTGAAGAAGTCTTTAACAGAATTATCAACTCCTGAAGTTGGAGTAAAGATAATACACGGTGCGGTTGGGGGAATCACGGAGAGCGACGTTATGCTGGCAAAGGCAAGCCAAGCGGTGATAATAGGCTTTAACGTAAGGCCAGACGTAAAGGCTAAGGAAGCAGCGGAAAAGGAGAAGGTGGATATCAAACTGTACAGCATCATATACGAGGCTATAGAGGATGTCAAAAATGCTCTCAAAGGTATGCTAAAACCTGTAGAAAAGGAAGTTACCCTTGGTTCAGCGGAAGTCAGAGCGACCTTCAAGATAAAGGGAGTGGGAACTGTAGCAGGTTGTTACGTGCTTGAAGGCAAAATAGTGCGCAATGCTAACGCAAGGCTTGTGAGAAACGGAGTTGTGATCTACACAGGCAAGATAGAGAGTCTCAAAAGGTTCAAAGAAGATGTGCAAGAGGTCGCAAGAGGTTTTGAATGCGGAGTAAAACTCAAAGATTACAACGACGTAAAAGTAGGAGACATAATAGAATGCTACGAAGTGAAACTGGAAAAACCATCTATTTAA
- a CDS encoding lysylphosphatidylglycerol synthase domain-containing protein, whose protein sequence is MKKLSPFLVSLTFFVLLFYFLPPEEIFNFLSLVSLQNLAIAFAFYGLSHLARTIRWKLLLKDLSFFQTFLVNSANVFLNNLLPARTGELSWFYYSKAMGVEFKRSLGVFLLGRLMDLLALFVLLSFFYALKEGRLNLYLVPFLLVFFSFLSYFPLAKLKSLQVGFFNFAISFFLSLCSSLLKFSSLVFLVSLEPSVMLFLSFLGGELSTILPIHSFGGFGTYELSFSIPQKLFGESLMGGIKLAFVFHVFLLLSSAIFGMFSLFVLYRKLQ, encoded by the coding sequence TTGAAAAAGCTCTCTCCGTTTTTAGTTTCTTTAACCTTTTTTGTATTACTTTTTTACTTTCTTCCACCGGAGGAAATTTTTAACTTTTTGAGCCTTGTCTCTTTGCAAAACCTTGCTATTGCCTTTGCCTTTTATGGACTAAGCCATCTTGCAAGGACCATAAGGTGGAAGCTTCTTCTGAAAGACCTGTCTTTTTTTCAGACCTTTCTTGTGAACAGTGCTAACGTGTTTTTGAACAACTTACTACCCGCAAGGACTGGAGAGCTAAGCTGGTTTTACTACTCAAAAGCTATGGGTGTGGAGTTCAAAAGGTCTCTTGGAGTTTTTCTGTTGGGAAGACTTATGGACTTGCTTGCTTTGTTTGTGCTCCTTTCTTTTTTTTATGCTTTGAAAGAAGGCAGGCTAAACCTTTACTTGGTCCCTTTCTTGCTTGTGTTTTTTTCTTTTCTTTCCTATTTTCCACTTGCAAAGCTCAAAAGCCTTCAGGTAGGTTTTTTTAACTTTGCGATTAGCTTTTTTCTTTCTCTTTGCTCCAGCCTTTTGAAATTCTCAAGCCTTGTTTTTTTGGTGAGTTTGGAGCCTTCTGTGATGCTGTTTTTAAGCTTTTTAGGTGGAGAGCTAAGCACGATCCTACCAATTCATAGCTTTGGCGGATTTGGCACGTATGAGCTTAGTTTTTCCATACCCCAAAAACTTTTCGGAGAGTCTTTGATGGGCGGGATAAAGCTTGCCTTTGTCTTTCATGTGTTTTTGTTGTTGTCTTCCGCGATTTTTGGAATGTTTTCTTTGTTTGTGCTATATCGCAAACTTCAGTAG
- a CDS encoding FAD-dependent oxidoreductase — protein sequence MYDVIIVGGGASGLACALTLVSSRGRGWSWAEDKKYLIFDKNESDLHKAYLKNVPGLQPMRGTELLQVIRKQIEEWGGVEFLQEKVVEIRRDGEAYRVITEEGKEYVGRYVVLAGGFKEFSIKGIDFEVLENPKSPKPGRVMIKHENYEVMPNLFVVGTLAGISSHFTSCAGSGVEVAVEILSRMAGKRIVIHDVPED from the coding sequence ATGTATGATGTGATCATAGTTGGTGGTGGAGCAAGTGGGTTAGCTTGTGCTTTAACCTTGGTCTCTTCAAGAGGAAGAGGTTGGAGCTGGGCAGAAGACAAAAAATATCTAATTTTTGATAAAAACGAGTCAGACCTACACAAAGCGTACTTGAAAAACGTCCCAGGACTCCAGCCAATGCGCGGTACAGAACTTTTGCAGGTTATTAGAAAGCAAATAGAAGAATGGGGTGGTGTGGAATTCTTGCAGGAGAAGGTGGTGGAGATAAGAAGGGATGGAGAAGCTTACAGAGTAATCACAGAAGAGGGTAAGGAATACGTAGGCAGGTACGTTGTGCTTGCGGGTGGGTTTAAGGAGTTTAGCATAAAAGGTATAGACTTTGAGGTATTGGAAAATCCTAAGTCTCCAAAACCAGGAAGGGTGATGATAAAGCACGAAAACTACGAAGTAATGCCAAACCTGTTTGTGGTTGGAACCTTGGCTGGGATCAGCTCCCACTTTACCTCTTGCGCAGGCTCTGGTGTAGAGGTAGCAGTAGAAATTCTTTCAAGAATGGCTGGAAAGAGAATAGTGATCCACGACGTGCCAGAGGATTGA